In Hyla sarda isolate aHylSar1 chromosome 9, aHylSar1.hap1, whole genome shotgun sequence, the following proteins share a genomic window:
- the LOC130291587 gene encoding lysophosphatidic acid receptor 6-like: MENTSTNYTGCQPQTINPFIPIFLRFIFFIGFVMNCISLWIFWFRVKQWNSTVILQFNLAISDAIITPAAPLIIIYSLTDNWTFGTFFCQFKVFLLSTHMYGSIYFLTLISVHRYFSVAQNVKRKALTTKPFITKLSIVVWGCLLAQGIPFFFVLKTSEVHGVTKCLSFHQTDQAVLFFVWNWIILFSGLLIPFTITLVCYSLLSRFILNVNPVNTLTNVMVSKSVQMIFVSLIIFIICYIPVHITRTTGVTITLFFPSMCSLLKNVEVAYYITWMLSGTNCCLDPILYCFASERFKHTFTSWCSCLKRGKANKNTLDNMPSNQVESTSEQHRPLHIVSTADTGFSLSTGGEK; encoded by the coding sequence ATGGAGAACACTTCTACAAATTACACCGGGTGTCAGCCGCAAACAATTAATCCTTTCATCCCGATCTTCCTGAGATTCATCTTCTTCATTGGGTTTGTGATGAACTGTATCAGTTTGTGGATATTCTGGTTTCGAGTAAAACAATGGAACTCCACAGTGATTCTCCAGTTCAACTTGGCCATCTCCGATGCCATCATCACCCCGGCTGCTCCTCTGATCATCATCTACTCTTTGACCGACAACTGGACCTTCGGAACCTTCTTCTGCCAGTTTAAGGTCTTCCTCCTCAGCACCCACATGTATGGAAGTATATATTTTCTTACGCTGATCAGTGTTCACAGATACTTTTCAGTTGCCCAAAATGTTAAAAGGAAGGCCTTGACCACAAAGCCATTTATCACAAAACTTTCCATCGTTGTCTGGGGTTGTCTCCTTGCACAAGGAATTCCATTTTTCTTTGTCCTCAAAACTTCAGAAGTTCACGGAGTCACGAAATGTCTCAGTTTCCATCAAACAGATCAAGcggttttattttttgtttggaaCTGGATCATCCTCTTCTCAGGTCTCCTAATTCCTTTCACCATAACCTTGGTCTGCTACAGTCTCCTGAGTCGATTCATACTCAACGTGAATCCAGTGAACACTCTCACGAATGTCATGGTCTCCAAATCCGTGCAGATGATATTTGTCTCCCTTATCATCTTTATAATCTGTTATATTCCAGTCCATATCACCAGAACCACGGGGGTTACCATCACCTTGTTTTTCCCATCTATGTgttctttattaaaaaatgttgaaGTAGCCTATTACATCACCTGGATGCTATCGGGTACCAATTGTTGTTTGGATCCCATCCTGTACTGTTTTGCCTCAGAAAGGTTTAAGCACACGTTCACGAGCTGGTGTAGTTGTCTTAAACGTGGAAAAGCTAATAAAAACACATTAGACAATATGCCAAGTAACCAAGTAGAGTCAACTTCAGAACAACATCGTCCTCTCCATATTGTGAGCACCGCCGACACAGGTTTCTCACTGTCAACTGGGGGTGAAAAATGA